In Citrus sinensis cultivar Valencia sweet orange chromosome 4, DVS_A1.0, whole genome shotgun sequence, one DNA window encodes the following:
- the LOC102606899 gene encoding protein EARLY RESPONSIVE TO DEHYDRATION 15-like has protein sequence MTVAMEVLSQRSSSSSTSTLNPNAPMFIPFAYRMVEDFSDEWWALIQSSPWFRDYWLQECYFDPQSDPLFSDFDDLVLPDVDEIFPDKHQEEMEERDFCKDLVSLGTLKWKKGGAMIEKQRYSEKAPKIVSVKVSPRTIQQPR, from the exons atgacaGTGGCAATGGAGGTACTGTCTCAGAGATCGTCATCATCATCGACATCAACTTTGAATCCCAACGCTCCAATGTTCATCCCGTTTGCCTATCGGATGGTTGAGGATTTTTCGGATGAATGGTGGGCCCTGATCCAGTCTTCTCCTTGGTTCCGTGATTACTGGCTCCAGGAATGCTACTTTGATCCTCAAAGTGACCCTCTCTTTTCCGATTTTGACGATCTTGTCCTCCCCGATGTCGACGAGATCTTTCCCGACAAGCATCAAG AGGAGATGGAAGAGAGAGATTTTTGCAAGGACTTGGTTTCGCTTGGAACGTTGAAATGGAAAAAGGGTGGAGCCATGATTGAGAAACAGAGGTACTCAGAGAAGGCACCGAAGATTGTGAGTGTGAAGGTGAGTCCAAGGACGATTCAGCAGCCGAGGTAG
- the LOC102630573 gene encoding staphylococcal-like nuclease CAN2: MGNALRFLYGKCCKPLTEEDSGSLGPHGVSAATVGVSALAQDLYHFEITSQVPEGLTRHVTSSKKAQANWYRKLSEAWREAKPPPTTAEEAARLVIQTLSRHKKADVEGLLAFYGLPLPHTLIPVSTAEPTTLPAGVKFEMQTLPVDARAIPDGDTITVYVSAAEPRESACVPGDVQMAAVRRSKARAERNYEQADALHQKIINAGYRVINLPNNEEVLARKYRIRLRGIDAPESSMPYGKEAQNELIKIVQGKCLRVLVYGDDRYGRCVADLYCNGIFVQEVMLKKGCAWHYSAYDQRSELAKWEKEARAKRVGLWAASNPEEPWEWRKDRREGR, translated from the exons ATGGGAAATGCACTTAGGTTCCTTTACGGCAAATGTTGCAAGCCCTTAACTGAAGAGGACTCTGGATCACTTGGTCCTCATGGTGTCTCTGCTGCCACCGTTGGTGTCTCAGCTCTTGCTCAAGATCTCTACCACTTTGAGATCACCTCACAG GTCCCAGAAGGGCTCACTAGGCATGTTACATCTTCCAAGAAGGCTCAGGCTAATTGGTATAGAAAACTCTCAGAGGCTTGGAGAGAAGCGAAACCGCCTCCAACAACGGCAGAGGAAGCAGCTAGGCTCGTGATTCAGACCCTATCGAGACACAAAAAAGCCGATGTTGAG GGTTTGTTGGCTTTCTATGGCTTGCCTCTTCCTCATACCCTTATTCCAGTTTCTACTGCGGAACCAACAACACTGCCGGCGGGAGTTAAGTTTGAAATGCAGACACTACCG GTTGATGCAAGAGCAATACCAGATGGGGATACCATAACCGTGTATGTTAGCGCAGCTGAACCAAGGGAGTCAGCATGTGTTCCTGGAGACGTACAAATGGCTGCTGTTCGAAGATCAAAAGCACGAGCTGAGAGAAACTATGAACAAGCAGATGCACTTCACCAGAAAATCATCAATGCTGGATACCG GGTGATAAATCTTCCAAACAACGAGGAAGTTCTAGCACGAAAGTATCGAATTCGACTAAG AGGCATAGATGCACCAGAGAGTTCAATGCCATATGGGAAAGAAGCACAGAATGAACTGATTAAGATTGTTCAAGGAAAGTGTTTGAGAGTCCTAGTCTATGGTGATGATCGTTATGGTCGCTGTGTAGCAGATTTGTATTGCAATGGCATATTTGTACAG GAAGTGATGCTCAAGAAAGGGTGTGCATGGCATTACTCTGCCTATGACCAACGCTCAGAACTTGCAAAA TGGGAAAAAGAGGCTCGAGCAAAGAGAGTTGGGTTATGGGCAGCATCAAACCCAGAAGAGCCATGGGAATGGAGAAAGGACAGGCGCGAAGGCCGATAG
- the LOC102629887 gene encoding protein LURP-one-related 14 isoform X1 yields the protein MENSGWDYGVPIINIVGENFCVPYTMEMLVKKRIHGMSNAHYDVFDISGNLLLQVDGSLWKFQKKRVMRDPAGIPLLTMRQKSFKWRKEWTVHPGESSEDSNDILFRVEQPSPLHIKTKLEVFLPNNNNIGKRAPDFYVTGSFTSLSFKVYRGKTVLCQVANHNYTWGSICKGKENFKVRVHPEVDYSFITALLVILEENET from the exons ATGGAAAATTCGGGGTGGGATTATGGAGTTCCCATTATTAACATCGTCGGCGAGAACTTCTGTGTGCCTTACACCATGGAAATGCTTGTGAAGAAGAGGATTCATGGCATGTCTAATGCACATTATGATGTTTTTGACATCAGTGGAAACCTGCTTCTTCAGGTTGATGGCAGTCTATGGAAATTTCAGAAGAAAAGAGTCATGCGCGATCCCGCGGGCATCCCTCTCCTCACCATGCGCCAAAAG TCATTTAAATGGCGAAAAGAGTGGACGGTTCATCCCGGTGAAAGCTCAGAAGATAGCAACGACATTCTCTTCAGAGTTGAGCAGCCCAGCCCTCTTCATATTAAGACAAAGCTTGAAGTGTTTTTgcccaacaacaacaatattgGCAAAAGGGCACCCGATTTCTACGTCACAGGAAGTTTTACTTCTCTATCTTTCAAGGTTTACAGGGGAAAAACTGTCCTTTGCCAGGTA gCAAATCACAACTACACATGGGGGAGTATTTGCAAAggcaaagaaaatttcaaagtaaGAGTGCATCCGGAGGTGGATTATTCTTTCATCACAGCCTTGCTGGTGATTCTTGAAGAGAATGAAACCtga
- the LOC102629887 gene encoding protein LURP-one-related 14 isoform X2: MENSGWDYGVPIINIVGENFCVPYTMEMLVKKRIHGMSNAHYDVFDISGNLLLQVDGSLWKFQKKRVMRDPAGIPLLTMRQKSFKWRKEWTVHPGESSEDSNDILFRVEQPSPLHIKTKLEVFLPNNNNIGKRAPDFYVTGSFTSLSFKVYRGKTVLCQANHNYTWGSICKGKENFKVRVHPEVDYSFITALLVILEENET; this comes from the exons ATGGAAAATTCGGGGTGGGATTATGGAGTTCCCATTATTAACATCGTCGGCGAGAACTTCTGTGTGCCTTACACCATGGAAATGCTTGTGAAGAAGAGGATTCATGGCATGTCTAATGCACATTATGATGTTTTTGACATCAGTGGAAACCTGCTTCTTCAGGTTGATGGCAGTCTATGGAAATTTCAGAAGAAAAGAGTCATGCGCGATCCCGCGGGCATCCCTCTCCTCACCATGCGCCAAAAG TCATTTAAATGGCGAAAAGAGTGGACGGTTCATCCCGGTGAAAGCTCAGAAGATAGCAACGACATTCTCTTCAGAGTTGAGCAGCCCAGCCCTCTTCATATTAAGACAAAGCTTGAAGTGTTTTTgcccaacaacaacaatattgGCAAAAGGGCACCCGATTTCTACGTCACAGGAAGTTTTACTTCTCTATCTTTCAAGGTTTACAGGGGAAAAACTGTCCTTTGCCAG gCAAATCACAACTACACATGGGGGAGTATTTGCAAAggcaaagaaaatttcaaagtaaGAGTGCATCCGGAGGTGGATTATTCTTTCATCACAGCCTTGCTGGTGATTCTTGAAGAGAATGAAACCtga
- the LOC112498930 gene encoding cation/H(+) antiporter 4-like gives MNNETTILDDDFKYKMDGSCWKFVPPYSEGIWNLEPGENILKHSLLLLYVQLTLIFILTSIIQFLLRRFQLPRLVSETLAGFILGPSVMGYFLPNVSNALFPPQSEKIFYSLTIFGYIFFMFLIGVKMDLSLITKLGKREWCISLSLMFNLLLVGMICQTISQILEPQEYLDDWIDLFTATTMLTSFPVVACFLMHLKIINSELGHFALSTALLCDLQSVVVVNSYNYMDIITNASIRVGIKAMALSLSLIVFVTIVLRRLMFWIIRRTPEGKPVKSSYTIFIVCLVIVVAVVGETVGIQYFYGPFIFGLTVPTGPPLASTLVEKLDTIVTGLFLPLMATFCGLKANLRDLSKGLSYPVVFGMTIGVFFKLIAVYLPAVWFNTHSTDAAALSLILTVKGIVELGTFGTNFNKQVRNTGEFTVAVVLILILASIIPIIVRKLHDFSNTYPGYQQRNILHGASNDDLRILVCTHRQDDALAGIRLLEISHPMKESPLSVYGLYLEPLTGGSTPLLINHQLGQKYSKSGAHRQPIIHVFRYFKAEHPKFVQVQVFSAISPPKLMHEDICWLAFDKSISLIILPCHRKWNAKGELISDSQVLRNLNSKVLRKAPSSVGILIDRSRIHGPSSIFVAPFVYRLAVLYMGGEDDMEALAYARRMARSSRVHLTVIHFTLSKESGYARWTNTIDDEFLNGLKKNDEILGNLNIIYKEEAVKDGSDTAMIIRSMEEKYDLVLVGRRHRSDSPFTLGLSEWCDLPELGPIGDLFASSDITASISILVIQQQIIRDEQNEALGDQSFKFSK, from the exons ATGAACAACGAAACAACAATTCTAGATGATGATTTCAAGTACAAAATGGATGGTTCATGTTGGAAATTTGTGCCACCTTATTCAGAAGGGATATGGAACCTGGAACCTGGAGAAAACATTCTGAAACATTCATTGCTTCTACTTTACGTTCAATTAACCCTTATATTTATCCTCACCTCTATCATACAATTCCTCTTAAGGCGATTCCAATTGCCCCGTCTCGTCTCTGAAACCCTG GCTGGTTTCATTCTGGGACCAAGTGTAATGGGATACTTTTTACCTAATGTATCAAACGCTTTGTTCCCTCCACAAtcagagaaaattttttattctttgacAATTTTTGGGTACATATTCTTTATGTTTCTGATTGGAGTGAAGATGGATTTGAGtctaataacaaaattaggaAAAAGGGAATGGTGCATTTCACTGAGCCTAATGTTCAATTTGCTACTAGTGGGTATGATTTGTCAAACAATAAGTCAAATCTTGGAACCCCAAGAATATTTGGATGATTGGATTGACTTATTTACAGCAACAACAATGTTAACGTCATTTCCTGTGGTAGCTTGCTTTCTAATGCAtctcaaaataatcaattctGAACTCGGACACTTTGCATTGTCAACAGCATTGCTCTGTGATTTGCAGAGTGTGGTAGTTGTAAATTCGTACAATTATATGGACATAATAACAAATGCTTCAATAAGAGTGGGAATTAAGGCCATGGCTCTTTCTTTGTCTCTTATTGTATTTGTTACGATTGTGCTTAGGCGACTGATGTTCTGGATTATCAGAAGAACACCAGAAGGCAAGCCTGTGAAGAGTAGTTATACCATTTTTATAGTATGTTTAGTAATTGTTGTGGCAGTAGTTGGTGAAACTGTAGGGATACAGTATTTTTATGGACCTTTTATATTCGGCTTAACAGTGCCAACAGGGCCTCCTTTAGCTTCTACGCTTGTGGAGAAACTAGACACCATAGTTACAGGACTATTTTTGCCGTTAATGGCTACTTTTTGTGGATTGAAAGCAAATTTACGGGATCTAAGCAAGGGATTATCTTACCCAGTAGTTTTTGGAATGACTATTGGcgtatttttcaaattgattgCTGTATATCTGCCAGCAGTTTGGTTTAATACGCACTCTACAGATGCTGCTGCACTTAGTCTCATCTTGACTGTCAAAGGCATCGTTGAATTAGGCACATTTGGCACCAATTTTAACAAGCAG GTTCGTAATACTGGGGAATTCACTGTTGCAGTGGTGCTAATATTGATCTTGGCATCGATTATTCCTATCATTGTCCGAAAGCTccatgatttttcaaatacataCCCAGGCTACCAACAAAGGAACATCCTGCATGGTGCAAGCAATGATGATCTTCGAATACTTGTCTGCACACATAGACAAGATGATGCATTGGCTGGAATCAGGCTGCTTGAAATCTCCCATCCTATGAAAGAAAGTCCGTTATCCGTTTATGGACTCTACTTGGAACCTCTCACTGGTGGATCCACGCCACTTCTTATCAATCACCAATTAGGCCAGAAATATTCTAAATCAGGTGCACATCGGCAACCCATTATTCATGTTTTCAGATACTTCAAGGCAGAGCATCCAAAATTTGTCCAAGTGCAAGTCTTCTCAGCAATCTCACCTCCAAAACTGATGCACGAAGACATTTGTTGGCTAGCCTTCGACAAGTcaatatctttaataataCTTCCATGTCACAGGAAATGGAACGCCAAAGGAGAATTGATTTCAGATAGCCAGGTTCTGAGGAACCTCAACTCTAAGGTGTTACGCAAGGCTCCTTCTTCTGTAGGCATTCTTATTGATCGTAGCAGAATACATGGCCCATCTTCCATTTTTGTAGCGCCATTTGTATACCGTCTAGCAGTGCTTTACATGGGAGGTGAAGATGATATGGAGGCATTGGCTTATGCTAGAAGAATGGCTAGAAGCTCAAGAGTCCACCTCACAGTTATTCATTTCACTTTGTCGAAGGAAAGTGGCTATGCAAGGTGGACAAATACAATTGATGATGAATTTTTGAATGgcttaaagaaaaatgatgaaattttagGAAACCTTAACATAATCTATAAAGAGGAAGCTGTAAAAGATGGAAGCGACACTGCTATGATAATTCGGTcaatggaagaaaaatatgatctTGTACTTGTGGGGCGGCGCCATAGAAGTGACTCTCCATTTACATTAGGTTTATCAGAATGGTGTGATTTGCCAGAGCTCGGGCCAATAGGTGACTTGTTTGCTTCTTCGGACATCACTGCTTCTATTTCAATCTTGGTGATACAACAGCAAATCATTCGAGATGAGCAGAATGAGGCTTTAGGAGATCAGTCATTCAAATTCTCAAAGTAA
- the LOC102630879 gene encoding uncharacterized protein LOC102630879, protein MGKSIASTVTTLRDLARIVSSSSPERLQRVRPRHSKPPPTSVVSARSETKARPIVKKPKMNINWDTQQQQRVPLSQVVSDCVQRWFQDTLREAKNGDKAMEVLVGQMYLSGYGVARDEKKGHAWIKRAATSRSSAWKLRDKPPGYAASDSDSDELKGDTK, encoded by the exons atgggAAAATCAATTGCATCAACAGTAACCACACTGAGAGATCTTGCTAGAATAGTCTCGTCATCGTCACCGGAGAGGCTGCAAAGAGTAAGACCAAGACACTCAAAGCCGCCACCAACAAGCGTTGTAAGTGCTCGATCAGAAACAAAAGCAAGACCAATTGTGAAGAAGCCGAAAATGAACATCAATTGGGATACCCAACAGCAACAACGTGTGCCGCTGTCTCAGGTGGTCTCTGATTGTGTGCAAAGATGGTTTCAGGACACCCTCAGAGAAGCCAAAAATGGTGATAAAGCTATGGAGGTTCTTGTTGGTCAAATGTACTTGAGCGGCTATGGGGTTGCTAGAGATGAAAAAAAG GGGCATGCTTGGATTAAGAGAGCTGCCACAAGTCGATCTTCTGCCTGGAAATTAAGAGATAAACCTCCGG GTTATGCTGCAAGTGACTCTGATTCTGACGAATTGAAGGGTGATACAAAATGA
- the LOC102607182 gene encoding copper transport protein ATX1 encodes MANVVELKVNLHCDECIRKILKAIKKIEDIETYNVDTELNKVTVTGNVTTEEVIRVLQKVRKIASAWDEDQAAAVS; translated from the exons ATGGCTAAT GTTGTGGAATTGAAAGTGAATTTGCACTGCGACGAGTGTATAAGGAAGATCCTGAAGGCGATTAAGAAGATCGAgg ATATTGAAACGTATAACGTGGATACGGAGCTGAACAAAGTGACGGTGACCGGCAATGTTACCACTGAAGAAGTCATCAGAGTTCTGCAGAAGGTTAGAAAGATAGCAAGCGCTTGGGATGAAGATCAAGCTGCTGCAGTTTCTTGA